In Rhodamnia argentea isolate NSW1041297 chromosome 4, ASM2092103v1, whole genome shotgun sequence, the following proteins share a genomic window:
- the LOC125314623 gene encoding uncharacterized protein At1g32220, chloroplastic-like, which yields MDSPSPDRASPSPSSAFPVRSQQPKQLHHHLTALPLAGCRHLSVAEASSDVPLCFGVSELHAFGSNSHMYKIDGTANINAIRASSEQGVKRFVYISATDFVIANYLLRGYYEGKALSLKELLTKFPYGEVILRPGFIYGIGQVESMKIPLGVIGSPLEMIFQHAKPLNQVPLVGPLFTPPVNVTAVAKVAVRVATDPVFLPGIVDVHGILRYSQQKMK from the exons ATGGATTCCCCCTCCCCCGACCgagcttctccttctccttcttcagccTTCCCCGTACGAAGCCAGCAGCCCAAGCAactccaccaccacctcaccGCCTTGCCGCTAGCCGGATGCCGCCATCTCTCCGTCGCCGAAGCCTCCTCGGACGTCCCGCTCTGTTTTGGCGTTAGTGAGCT ACATGCTTTTGGATCCAATTCTCATATGTACAAGATCGACGGGACTGCAAATATCAATGCAATTAGAGCTTCTTCAGAGCA GGGTGTAAAAAGATTTGTATACATCTCTGCCACTGACTTTGTTATAGCGAATTATTTACTCCGAGGATATTATGAGGGAAAGGCATTGTCCTTAAA AGAACTGCTGACAAAGTTCCCTTATGGAG AAGTGATTTTGAGGCCCGGGTTTATATATGGGATTGGCCAGGTTGAGAGCATGAAGATACCCCTGGGAGTGATTGGATCTCCTTTGGAGATG ATCTTTCAACACGCGAAGCCACTCAATCAAGTGCCACTTGTTGGTCCCCTCTTCACACCTCCTGTGAATGTCACTGCAGTGGCGAAGGTCGCTGTTCGAGTAGCTACAGATCCAGTCTTCCTTCCAGGCATCGTAGATGTCCATGGAATACTCCGATATAGCCAACAAAAGATGAAGTAG